The Ranitomeya variabilis isolate aRanVar5 chromosome 7, aRanVar5.hap1, whole genome shotgun sequence genome includes a window with the following:
- the LOC143784912 gene encoding parvalbumin beta-like — protein MSSIGDLLSPIDIANALASVQAPNSFEYKSFFQKTGMVNIKSAEIVKRIFNFLDRDTDGVLEYDDVSFVLVSFGPNSRKLTSAEIEAFIRSGSGSSGSNISGKISFDEFEAMVRSAKE, from the exons ATGTCGTCAATTGGAGACCTTTTATCTCCTATTGATATTGCTAACGCCTTGGCTTCTGTACAAG cTCCCAACTCCTTTGAGTACAAAAGTTTCTTCCAGAAGACTGGTATGGTCAACATCAAGTCTGCTGAAATAGTAAAAAGGATTTTCAACTTCCTGGACAGAGACACAGATGGAGTCCTTGAATATGACGACGTTTC ATTTGTCCTGGTGAGCTTCGGGCCTAATTCCAGGAAGCTGACTTCTGCTGAGATTGAAGCTTTCATAAGATCTGGTTCTGGATCTTCTGGATCTAATATCAGTGGCAAAATTTCATTTGATG AGTTCGAGGCTATGGTGAGGTCTGCAAAAGAATGA